Part of the Desulfolutivibrio sulfoxidireducens genome is shown below.
TTCGCTTTCCGGGGTGCTCCGGGTGGACACCTCGGAACACGGCGGGCAGGGTTTTTTCCTGGCCTGCCTGGAGGCCTCGCCCGAGGCCGGGGGCGGCGCGCCGGATGAGCCTGTCCGGGAGAACGGCCGTCCAGCGGCGGCCGTGGCGCCAGGGCCAGGGCGTTCGGGGCGGGCGCGCCCGGGACGGACCCGCCCGGACCGGGAGGACTTCGAGACCTTTGTCCCAGGGGCCTGTCCGGGCGCCCGGAACCTCTCTTTCGACGCCCTGGGGCCGGGCCGGGCTTGCCGCTTCGGGGATCGGGTTTATTTCATACCACGGGCGACTGAGAAATACGCGGGACGCGGCCTGCGATTCAAGGGGTTCGCCCTGGGGATGGTCAAGGGCGGGGAATTCCGCCCCAATCCCCGGGCCAGACTGCTCCTTGGCCCGCCTGGCGCGACAGCCGACACGGCCGGGCTGGTCCTCGAGGATCCGGCGGTCCTGGCCGATCTTCTGGCCGGGCGCAGCGTGAGCGCCGGGGCTTTGCCCAAAAGCCCGGGTTTGTATTACAAGGATCTTCCTTTGGGCTTTGTCACGATCAAGGGCCGTCGGGCCCTGTGGTCCGACAGGACCTGACGGCTTCCTCCCTCGAGGGGCAGTGCCTGCACCCATCCGAACAAGGCGGAAACCATGTCCGGAAAAAAGGCCGAGGATCCGTTTTTAGAGCAATGTTTTTTTTCTCCCGGGAATCGGTGCGAACTCTATCGGGCGGTGTTCGACAGCCTGCCCGAGCAGGTGGCCATCCTGGATCGCCGGGGCCGCATTCGGGAGGTCAACGCCGGGTGGGAACGCTTTGCCCGGGAGAACGCGGTATGCGGCCTGTTCCCGGGGCAATCCGGCGCGGGCGAGGGGTCCGGGGGCGTCCCGATCAGGGAGAACGCGCCATTTTCGCGTTCCTTTGAGGGCGAGAACTATCTGGAGGTGTGCCGCAACGCCACGGGTCAGGACAGCCGGGAGGCGGGGAAGGCCGCCGAGGGTATCCGGGCGGTTCTTGACGGGCGGATCGAGCGCTTCACCCTGGAATATCCCTGCCACTCGCCGTGGGAGAAACGCTGGTTCCTGCTTTCCGCCACGCCGCTTCGCAAGGACGGGGAGGTTGTGGGCTGCGTCGTCTCCCATCTGCCCATCACCGACCGCAAGTTGGCTGAACTGGCCCTGACGCAAAGCGAGAAGCGGCTCAACGAGGCCCAGCGCCTGGCCCGGGTGGGCAGCTACGAGCGCGACGTGCGCACCGGCATGGGGCATTGGTCCAACGAGCTTTTCAGGATGATGGGATTTCCGGTCGCGCCGCATTCCCCGAGCATGGCGGAATTCATGCTGGCTGTGCATCCCGATGACCGCGAACGGGTGCGCGACTTTCTGCGCCAAGCCGCGGCCGTGGGCTATCCCGACGAATTCGAGTTCCGCATCGTCTCGGCAAGGGAGGGGCTCCGCCACATCTCGTCGTTTATCGAGGTGGAGCGCGACGCCGAGGGCCGGGCCGTGCGCTACCACGGGGCCATGGTGGACGTGACCCGCCTGAAGAACGTGGAGGCCGAACTGATCAAGCTGGCCGCCACGGATGAACTGACGGGCATCCACAACCGCAGACGTTTTCTGGAGCTTTTGCGTGTCGAGGTGACTCGTAGCGCCCGCTACGGGCATCCCTTGTCCCTGGCCATGCTGGACATTGATAATTTCAAGCGGATCAATGATAGTCACGGCCATGCCGTGGGCGACGAGGCCCTGCGATGTCTGGCCGCGACCGTCAGCCGGTCGTTGCGGTCAACGGACGTGTTCGGCCGGCTTGGCGGCGAGGAGTTCGCCATTGTTCTGACCGAAACCGGGACGCAAGATGCCTTTGCAACCTGCCGGCGGATCGTGCGCACCGTGGCCGGGACCGGGGTGGACACCACCGCGGGGCGGTTGCCGCTGACCGTGAGCATGGGCCTGGTCACGGTCCAGCCCGGCATGGCGCCGTGCCTGGCTGGAGACGGAAAGGCGTTTGGATGCGGCGTGAACCCGGACGTCTTGCTCAGGCAGGCCGACGAGGCCCTGTACCGGGCCAAGGCCGAAGGGAAAAACAGGGTGGCGCGGTGTGAAGCCCATTGCGGGGATGCGAAAGATTCCGCGCCTGGGGCGGCGTGCGGCGGTGAAGGGACAGGTGACTGCCCCGGCGCCCCGACCGGCCTCCCGGATGCGAAAAGGATGTGACATGATCGGATGCGCGCGGAAATTGTCCAGGCTTTTTGATTCGCGAAGCGGCCGTACGGTGCTTGTGCCCCTGGATCACGGGGTGGGAGAGGGCGTGTTGCCCGGGATTGAGGATCTTCCCGGGCTTATCGGCATGATCCGCGATTTTCCCGTGCAGGGGCTGGTGCTCAACAAGGGGGCGCTTCGGGCCTACCTCTCCGAGGTCCCGGCGGCCATCCGGGTGGCGGCCCAGCTTTCGGGCGGCACCCGGCACGCCGTGCCGCCGTATATCCGCAGCCTGGTGTGTTCGGTGCATGAGGCGTTGCGCCTGGGCGCGGATCTTGTGGCCATGCAGGTCAACATCGCCAACGACCTCGAGGACCGCATGCTGGCCGACCTGGGCGTGGTCTGCGACGACGCCCATGGCCTGGGGGTCCCGGTCCTGGCCGTCATCCAGCCCAAGGGGGACCGCATCGTCAACGAGATGGATCCGAGCCTGATTTGCCACTGTATCCGGCTTGGGGCCGAACTCGGCGCGGACATGGTGGGCGTGCCCTATTCCGGGGACGCCAGGAGCTTCTCCCGGGCCTGCGCCGCAAGCAGCGCCCCGGTGGTCATCACCGGCGGCTCTTGTCGTCCGGACTTCGCCAGCTTTCTGGGTATGGTGGGCCAGGCCCTGGAGGCCGGGGCGGCCGGAACCTGCGTGGGCCGC
Proteins encoded:
- a CDS encoding sensor domain-containing diguanylate cyclase produces the protein MSGKKAEDPFLEQCFFSPGNRCELYRAVFDSLPEQVAILDRRGRIREVNAGWERFARENAVCGLFPGQSGAGEGSGGVPIRENAPFSRSFEGENYLEVCRNATGQDSREAGKAAEGIRAVLDGRIERFTLEYPCHSPWEKRWFLLSATPLRKDGEVVGCVVSHLPITDRKLAELALTQSEKRLNEAQRLARVGSYERDVRTGMGHWSNELFRMMGFPVAPHSPSMAEFMLAVHPDDRERVRDFLRQAAAVGYPDEFEFRIVSAREGLRHISSFIEVERDAEGRAVRYHGAMVDVTRLKNVEAELIKLAATDELTGIHNRRRFLELLRVEVTRSARYGHPLSLAMLDIDNFKRINDSHGHAVGDEALRCLAATVSRSLRSTDVFGRLGGEEFAIVLTETGTQDAFATCRRIVRTVAGTGVDTTAGRLPLTVSMGLVTVQPGMAPCLAGDGKAFGCGVNPDVLLRQADEALYRAKAEGKNRVARCEAHCGDAKDSAPGAACGGEGTGDCPGAPTGLPDAKRM
- a CDS encoding class I fructose-bisphosphate aldolase; this translates as MIGCARKLSRLFDSRSGRTVLVPLDHGVGEGVLPGIEDLPGLIGMIRDFPVQGLVLNKGALRAYLSEVPAAIRVAAQLSGGTRHAVPPYIRSLVCSVHEALRLGADLVAMQVNIANDLEDRMLADLGVVCDDAHGLGVPVLAVIQPKGDRIVNEMDPSLICHCIRLGAELGADMVGVPYSGDARSFSRACAASSAPVVITGGSCRPDFASFLGMVGQALEAGAAGTCVGRNVLQHHDPRQALGLLVDLVHGASAGETAGGGEPTTLS